From a single Arachnia propionica genomic region:
- a CDS encoding type II toxin-antitoxin system VapC family toxin: MLLADVNLFIYAHRPEFPRFAEHHAWLTAALTADEPFGVSELILSGFLRIVTNHRVYREPTPPQVALDFCQTVLSAPSAVRIRPGREHWRIFESLCRNLGARGNVVPDAYLAAMAIEAGATFITMDGGFARFPGLTWRRAL, from the coding sequence GTGCTGCTCGCTGACGTCAACCTGTTCATCTACGCGCACCGGCCGGAGTTCCCGCGGTTCGCGGAACACCACGCGTGGCTCACGGCTGCGCTAACCGCCGACGAACCCTTCGGGGTGTCCGAGCTGATCTTGTCGGGTTTTCTGCGAATCGTGACGAACCACCGGGTCTACCGCGAACCGACTCCGCCGCAGGTGGCGCTGGACTTCTGTCAGACGGTGTTGAGCGCCCCGTCGGCGGTCCGCATCCGTCCAGGGCGGGAGCATTGGCGCATCTTCGAGAGCCTGTGCCGGAACCTCGGGGCGCGCGGCAACGTGGTTCCCGACGCCTATCTGGCGGCCATGGCCATCGAGGCCGGCGCCACCTTCATCACCATGGACGGGGGATTCGCCCGGTTTCCCGGACTCACCTGGCGGCGCGCTCTGTGA
- a CDS encoding type II toxin-antitoxin system VapB family antitoxin: MRTTVNLDDELLRRAKERAARQGRTLSEVVSDALRVSLAEQAGPRREVTLPTFGGSGLKPGVDLEDKDALAALLGEDDRAAR, encoded by the coding sequence ATGCGCACCACGGTGAATCTGGACGATGAACTGCTGCGCCGGGCCAAGGAGCGGGCGGCCCGTCAGGGAAGGACCTTGAGCGAGGTGGTCTCCGACGCCCTACGGGTTTCACTCGCTGAGCAGGCCGGGCCACGCCGTGAGGTCACCCTGCCCACCTTCGGCGGCAGCGGGTTGAAGCCGGGCGTCGACCTCGAGGACAAGGACGCCCTCGCAGCGCTTCTCGGCGAAGACGATCGTGCTGCTCGCTGA